tttcaatgaaataaaattttttaaatgagccATGGGTCTAAACTTTAGTTAGGGCCATATGGAttcttttttagtttgattCAATGTTTATCAcgtaaataaactataaaatcacgtaaatatatctttttacgTGATTTTATAGTTCATTTAcgtgataaacatttttataaacatttttatgcaTAAACATTAATctatattatgcaataaaaaaaaacttttttattgcataatatagATTTACGTTTATGCATAAAAATGTTTGCTTTGCAACACAATAACTTCATTAAATGGTTTTGATGCACTTTTGAGATTACCCAAAATAATggaaatgcgctgaaaaaatcTGTGTTTTGAAGAAACTTAATGCTCAGCAATTTGTTTACATgttctaatctttttttaatatcttagcCTCCATATGCTTTCAAGTGTtatgcttatataaaaaaaaaagtatgtatttcctaccaaaaaaaattctttttattgcaaatctttatattaccttattatctttatattattaaatctttattagATAACCTACTTTAGttccaaaaatatttacatgcaCTTTAAAATCTGGTATCTACAGAAGATTAAACGTAATATAAAGGTTTGCCATAAGAAGAGTATTTATTGAAGGAAatacttgttgttgttttttgtaatgTGAATTAAATCAATATACCAGCATATTGATAATATGAATATGCTGGTATATTGATTTGATTCACATTACTAAGCTATAAGTATCCATCCAGTCTCACCGCAAAATAAATAGATTAAGttaatttgaagttttatattACAAGTTCGGTTttgtcttttcatttttttaaatttaatttaatttatttttattttgtttttttgcccCATAAAGCACCATTCACAGAGCACTgcgaaaaaaaagaatttaacagAAAGTTCACGCGAAGCACGGATCCCTATATCTAAATTGCGGAAGGTTTCACCCTTGTGTACACAACCAAATTTACTAACATTGTTAGACAACCAGGGTACCGGGGTacccaactttttttttcaggctttaaaatgtaaattctatgcaaactataatttaaattatttttttattgtttattgttatacattgttttatttaaaaatagtttttcaattattattcaAGTTATAGTGCTggaataatataatattaagatAACAATAGAAAATTAACAACTGAGTTATGGAGGAATTATCAATAGCAGAATTTGaaaggtaaaataaatttaattctagtgtattattttattgaagaatcacaatattgactaataaaactataattttatttcagattATGTGATGTATAAAAGGAGGCCTATTTGGTTGTTTTGATAGGATCCAACAGTGATATTTCTAGCAATAACTCTGATGGCGAGGATGGTGATTGGGTGCCTAACATTATGTTAGAGCATGAGGTTtctgataatgatgataatgtttatatttcaggttagttttaataaagtcagacgaaattatatatatatatatatatatatatatatatatatatatatatatatatatatatatatatatatatatatatatatatatatatatatatatatatatatatatatatatatatatatatatatatatgtatatatatatatatatataaatatatatatatatatatatatatatatatatatatatatatatatattatatatatatatacatatatatatatgtatatatatatatgtatatatatatatatatgcttgaTTATTTATTTGCAGATCCTCAAGAAATTCCAATGCCATGAGAATTAGATATATCTGCAGAAGAAGGTGCTTAACTTACTGCATTTTGCAAATCTTAATCACTGAATTAACTAGTAcaaatatttccattttttactttttaaactcattatttTCAGACAAAGAAAATGAAGAAGAAGTAGAAGCATCCCAAGGTAAAAATAGTGACAATGagagaaatgataaaaaagcaGTTGAAGCACAAGAAGGTAGTTAATAAAAGTGATATACAAAaagtcattgttttttttattttatgtttatgaaataaatgtttcttcTTAATTTTAGCAGAACCACAGAGTACTTACATAGCTAAAGGAATTGTATGGAATAAAATCCCTTCTCAACAAAATAAAACCCCATTCCGAAACATAGTGCGTCAGCGAAGTGGTCCTAGTAAGAGCACCGAAACACTCTCGATTAGTGACATTTTCTTAAAGATATTTACTGTGGAAATGGCAGATATTGTTACTcgacatacaaataaaaaagcattctCGGTATACTCATCACTCAATCTCAATTCAGATTCTAAAAGAGAATGGAAGCCAGTTACAGTTCAggaaatatattcttttatggctattttaatttgttctgGTGTAAATAACTCTAATACTGACCACGTTAGTGATGTGTGGCATTCTAGCTCATACCCACTATATCGAACAACAATGGGAATCAATAGGTTTCGAAACGTTATGCGTTTTATTAGATTTGATGATGCCAATACTCGCATGCAGCGCAAAATAACAGATGAAGCAGCTCCAATTCGTGATATCTGGACaatgcttaacaaaaatttatcgcAAATCTATAAGCCAACAGAAAATTTAACAGTAGATGAGCAACTTTATCCTTTTCGTGGTCGCACAAAGTTTACTCAGTACATTCCCTCAAAACCAGCCAAATATGGCATTAAAATATGGTGGGTTTGTGATGCTGAAAATGCTTTTCCTCTTAATGGTATCATTTACACTGGTAAAACTGGTCATATACGAGAAAAAAACCAAGAGTTGTTAAAGAACTCGCAGTTGCGTACAAAGGCAACTGCGAGTTCTTTAACATGGGTCCAAATAAATCAAGAGAATTATACTCATCTAAATTTGCCTTCCATGAAAACATAACAATGTGCTCTTacgtaccaaaaaaaaaaaaaatcagtaattctTTTATCAACAATGCACTCTGATATTGCTGTAAAtgaggatttaaaaaaaaagccacacattattacttattataacAAATGCAAAACAGGAGTTGATACCATGGACCAAATGATAAGTAGATACACTACACAACGTCGCACTTTGAGATGGCTACTGGTGATGTTTTTTAACATGTTAGACATCAGTACACTTGCATCGTATTtgatttattatgaaaataataagatgattaaaaaaaaaaccaatcaGCGAAGGTTGTTTATGCGCCAATTAAGTGAAGAGCTTGCTAAACCAATGATAAACATTCGGTATCAAAACTTGCAGGTAAGAAGGCATTACAATACTAAGATTGCTATTGAAAGTGTGATTGGACAGCAAAGTGTTTTAGTGGATCAAGTTTTAATTCCATCAGTTGAAAGAGATTCatctggaagaaaaaaaattactggttCTTGCCATATTTGTTACCAACAGCCAACAAAGAAGAgaagaaaaacaagaaagagTTGCTCTCAATGCAATAATCCTGTGTGTGACGAACATTCATTTGGTTTTGTTAAATGTGTTGAATGTAATATATGAgtgttttttgttaactttttttataaactttatattttatttagaaaaatatagcaaattGATAACTGAGTTTTTAAGTTCAACCAATCTTGAGATTTCTTATTGCGGGTACCAGGGTACCCGGTTGCGTCCACAAAGCATGTTCACttcaaacttaattattttcagaaatttttttgtttctggtATTTTTTATGCACAACTATGTTAAATTTGAGCCATATAATGCATATCTAAATGcccaaagtaaaatattatctacaaacttatttacattaaaaaatgtgcTGTAGTGGGCACCCGGGTACCCGGTTGTGCACACAAGAGTTAAAGTTAtatcgatttaaaaaatatatcttaacaGTACTTTATAGAAGGtgttaaatcacaaaaaataaattgttttatgataaaattatgcAGTATTTAAAATGTCAGTCATTTTTATGTAAGAGAGAGAAAAGGTCACCAATAgagacatttttaaattgaaaaaagtagtTATTGGGCGGGTCCGGACGGCATCAAAACCTATATtggattaaatattataattacttaATTCATCCAtactactaattttttattgaaaaaactttttattaatctttaaaatcgagttgtataaactatttaattttttaatgattaagcCGCGGTTGTCACGTGATTATTAGAATAAACAAAACTAGAAACGGTAACCGAAAAATACGGCCTAATTCTGAGGGATGTTTAAGTCTGCTAACCATTTTAATTgatatgtaataaaaacttattcttaaaaaaaattttgatgtcaaaatttttttttttgtaaaaatacaatttatgatatattaaaatgtatttgtattatatttataatataatatatttatatatatgtaatatatttgtaaaatatatgtaatatatttgtaaaatatatgtaatatatgtaatatatttgtaaaagttgaataattaaaaaagaaaaaaataatgaatataattgtaaaaattgtaaataaaaagaatttactaCATGTTGAGGGtcattttatcaaattttagaTCAAACCAGATTTTGTTTGCAATCACTACTCCCTAAATTAGATTTAACTAATCacttaataatttagtttttcggtaacggaatattttttttcgtgTAGGGGAGAGTGGGACGCCATGACACATGGGGCACCATGAAACAAACCAATTATACAGCGATATAAAGGCATTGTGAAAAATCCTTTTGAGTTATAATCAGTTACTACTAGATGTATTGTTTAACGTATAATTCAAATCAGAATTTGTCAATAATAACAGAAGAAGTtcaaatttgtgttttttccgatgcaaagtaatttttaaatttttggagttGTACTCCACTGTATTCTTCGGAAAGTGCTTCTATTTTGAAAACTATATTTCATGAGCTCTTCAGTGtgacaaagaaatttttttgttaaacaaaaaccACTTATCTTATTCTATCAGAATGTATGGGGGTACCATGAAACAGTTTTAGTAATGCACCATGAAACTAAATAAATGTACCGTTTTGTAAATTACTCAATAGCCAAGCATACTATAATTAATTGCCGGAAGGAAATATTGACTTCTATACTTTAATGTTTTACCTTACTTGGTAAAAAAGTTTGGTGCACAATTAAGTAAAGTTTATGTAGTAAAAATGAATGTGAAGTATTCAGTATTTATGCATGTAGTATGATGATGTacttataaagtaataaaattaattttgtcacATAAACATAAGTTACAcaagtttatataaacataagtttgctttattatacttatatttatgaacaCTTTTTGGCGCTACTGGCAGTTTCCCCCCCTCCCCTTCCCCCCCCCATCCGCctttttttattgctgattataatagagaattttattttgattaagaatcgtataaaaacataggtctgaaaatcaacagaaagtgctctaatttgctgttgaagtttaaaaaattacactaaaaaacgcTTATATTCGCCATTTTTTTCATACTCGGTTATAATTAAAATCCTTTTCAAAGATGAATTTTAAAAAGCCTGGTTTCTATTAACAATGTAAAGCGCATTTTCTGATTTATCTCTGGCCCAAATTCTAACCCTGTCCCAAATCATGTACGTTTAATCgcgccaatccctatttgtcagttgatgtatgtgcATTTAGTTGTTccaattcctatttgtcagtcgatgtatgtacattcAATTGTGCCAATCCCTTTTTGTCAGTCAATTTATGTacatttaaaaaccaaaaacttaaactaatttttaaaaaactaattaaaaatatataaaatatattcatataaacatttaatttagttataaacttattttgacGACAATAAAAACCGGGTTGCGTAATAGACATTTCTCTAATTCGATTGCGCAACTGATTTCTCAGCTTCAAAAAGAGGCCAATAAGgacaaaattgtaaacaaactaTATTCgtactaaataaaaatgtcttattTTAACTCTAGCATTATCAGactaatattgaaaaaaagtggAAGAGGGAAGTATTACTGTATATCATTGTATagaaattcattttataataacaatatcaaaaaaactgaTATCGGTCCGAACCAACAGAAAAAACTCGATGTTCACAAAGCTTGGTGTaacaaaatatgttaatataGACGTAAAGAAGGTgctaataattttgaaataaggaAACACACTAAAGTGCGGGAGTTTCACTTTAGGCCTTAGGAGATAAAAATTAGTTGcagtaaaaaatcttaaaaaaagaaatgaagtattttaaaaaagatttgtagtAATTTATGAAAACTAAAAGAGCTTGCCtgaagaatataaaagtttaaaaataatcaacgaccaattgaaaaataatatttttagttacaaaaaagACGATAAATGTTTTAGCTCGTTGACTGGCATGAGATAAGAAATTTTTGgcattttatttgaatatttaaatcctAGAAATGAACGTGAAAGTATGAAGTATTATCATCCTGAACATCATTCTAAAGAAAAGTTACCCAAAGAATTGTTTACATATCCTTCATATTTTACATATCTGGTTGTAGGTGAAACATGATTGACCAACTATTCTTGTTATTAACATGGCTTAGACTTTTGAAAAGAGAGCTATAGAAGAGTTGACATTCTGTAatgataaagatttttaatatcgGATTTGCTTAAGCTTTTTGGTATAACACGTAATGGAAGAAATCAACTATTACACAAAGAAGTtatagaaagtcaaacaataGCAGCTTTACAAATTCATGTAGAATGTGCcttttttactttatagatCCTCTTATAGAACTGTAAAAATACATGAAATGTACTATTTATTATtgagataaaatacattttttataaaaatactccAACTTATCTACAACGTctaaaaaatcacatttatcaaaattaatgtttacaataataattccACTATAAGTAATTTCATAAACAAACATatctataaacaaatattgatTCAGTCCAAATAAACTCATTGCTATTTGGACTTGTGCATAATAGCCAAATGAGTGAATCTTCTTAAGAAATAGTTTCCTggcaaattatatatatatatacattattatatatatatatatatatatatatatatatatatatatatatatatatatatatatatatatatatatatatatatatatatacatatacatatatatatatgtatatatatatatatatatattatatatatatatatatatatatatatatatatatatataatatatatatatacatatatatatatatatata
The nucleotide sequence above comes from Hydra vulgaris chromosome 09, alternate assembly HydraT2T_AEP. Encoded proteins:
- the LOC136085184 gene encoding piggyBac transposable element-derived protein 4-like, which gives rise to MEELSIAEFESNNSDGEDGDWVPNIMLEHEVSDNDDNVYISDKENEEEVEASQGKNSDNERNDKKAVEAQEAEPQSTYIAKGIVWNKIPSQQNKTPFRNIVRQRSGPSKSTETLSISDIFLKIFTVEMADIVTRHTNKKAFSVYSSLNLNSDSKREWKPVTVQEIYSFMAILICSGVNNSNTDHVSDVWHSSSYPLYRTTMGINRFRNVMRFIRFDDANTRMQRKITDEAAPIRDIWTMLNKNLSQIYKPTENLTVDEQLYPFRGRTKFTQYIPSKPAKYGIKIWWVCDAENAFPLNGIIYTGKTGHIREKNQELLKNSQLRTKATASSLTWVQINQENYTHLNLPSMKT